The Candidatus Cloacimonadota bacterium genome segment AATCTTGAAATTTATAATATCAAAGGACAGAAGGTGAAAACTTTGGAGTGCTTCAATTCTTTTGAAGCAAAAGCGACGGAGTCGCTTTCCATAACCTGGAATGGAAAAAACGATTTCGGAAAACCGGCAAAGTCAGGAATTTATTTTCTGAAATTGAGAACAGGGAATAGTTCAATTATGAGAAAAATGATTTTGATCAGATAAAAAATATGCTGATAATCGATATCTAATTATGTTCATAGATTTTGCCAGGATAAAAATTCAAGCCGGAAATGGAGGAGATGGTTGTGTCAGTTTCCGCAGGGAGAAGTTCGTTGCTAAAGGCGGACCTGACGGCGGAGATGGTGGAAAAGGCGGACATATTATTGCCGTCGGGAATGAAAATGTCAACACTTTGATCGCTTATCGTTATTCGAAATTGTTCAAAGCAGAAAGAGGTCAGCATGGAATGGGCAGCAATAAAACCGGAGCCAGCGGAGAAAATACTTACCTGCAATTTCCATTGGGAACGGAAATATACGACATAACCGATAATAAAAGAAATAAAATTGCGGAATTAACCGAGCATAACGAGCAAATTGTAATTGCAAAAGGTGGTTTCGGCGGAAGGGGAAATACCCGTTTTAAAAGTGCAACTAACAAAGCTCCGAGATATGCAAAATCGGGTGGGACCGGTGAATATTTTGAACTGGAATTAGTACTTAAATTAATGGCTGATGTCGGCCTGGTCGGTTTTCCAAATGCAGGAAAATCAACCTTATTGAGTGCTGTTTCCGATGCTCATCCTAAAATAGCTGATTATAAATTCACAACTCTCGAACCATCTCTTGGGGTTGTTAAAGTCAGTGAATATGAATCTTTCGTTATGGCAGATATTCCCGGTTTGATCGAAGGAGCTCACGAAGGAAAAGGATTGGGAATCCAGTTCCTGAAACATATTCAAAGAACAAAAGTTTTACTTTTTCTGATCGACATAAATTCCAACGATCCTTTCAGTGATTATCAAACCTTGAAAAAAGAACTGCATCTTTATGATCCGTACCTCGATAAAAAACCGCATTTCATTGCTTTATCAAAAATCGACTCTATCGAAGAAAAAGATAAAATGGAATTGGTTTCTTTATTGAAGGATGAGTTTGATCAGAAACTGCATGAAAAGATTTTTCCCATTTCTTCAGTTTCAGGAGAGAATTTAAGTGAATTGAAGAGAATTCTTTTTGATTTGGTTAGAGATTCGTAGTTCGGAACCTTTAGTCCGGCTACAGACGGATTGTTCCGAAACCATAAATAAAAAAAACATAATAAAGTGAAACAGAACAAGTTCTGTTCTACAATAAAAAATGAATAAAATTAAAGCCTGGCTGCAGTTGCTTTCCACACCGGAAATCGGTAATGCCAAAGCCATAAAACTCGCAAATAAATTAGGTGAACCAAAAGATTTCATTGGTTCCGAAAAACTGGATGATGTTGAAATCATCTCGGATAATGCTAAACATTGTTTATCAAAGATCGAAGAACCGGAAGATTGGAATAAAATATCGGAGTTGATCGATGAATTCCAGATAAAATTTGTTTCAATCCTGGATGAAAAATATCCTTCGATCCTGAAAAACATTTTTGATCCGCCTTCCTTTCTGTTTTATCGCGGAACTTTGAAAAAAGAAGATTTCCGCAGAAGCCTGGCAATTGTCGGCACCAGAAAGCCGACAAATTACGGCATGCTGATGACCAAACGGATCGGAGCAAAACTCGTGCAGGCAGGATTTACGATCATCAGCGGACTGGCAAATGGAATCGATACTCTGGCTCATATTTCTGCTCTGGAAAATAATGGTAGAACAATCGCTGTCATGGGAACAGGTTGTGACCAAATCTATCCCGCAAGAAACCGGGAAATTGCTGAAAGGATCATCAAAAAAGGAGCCTTGATATCCGAATACATTCCGGGGCAACAAGCTGAGAAGTGGAATTTTCCTACCAGGAATCGAATTATCAGCGGCTTAAGTTTGGGCAGTTTGATCATCGAAGGTTCGAAAAAAAGCGGAGCATTACTGACAGCAAAATTTGCTTTGGATCAGAATCGC includes the following:
- a CDS encoding T9SS type A sorting domain-containing protein, with protein sequence NLEIYNIKGQKVKTLECFNSFEAKATESLSITWNGKNDFGKPAKSGIYFLKLRTGNSSIMRKMILIR
- the obgE gene encoding GTPase ObgE, which produces MFIDFARIKIQAGNGGDGCVSFRREKFVAKGGPDGGDGGKGGHIIAVGNENVNTLIAYRYSKLFKAERGQHGMGSNKTGASGENTYLQFPLGTEIYDITDNKRNKIAELTEHNEQIVIAKGGFGGRGNTRFKSATNKAPRYAKSGGTGEYFELELVLKLMADVGLVGFPNAGKSTLLSAVSDAHPKIADYKFTTLEPSLGVVKVSEYESFVMADIPGLIEGAHEGKGLGIQFLKHIQRTKVLLFLIDINSNDPFSDYQTLKKELHLYDPYLDKKPHFIALSKIDSIEEKDKMELVSLLKDEFDQKLHEKIFPISSVSGENLSELKRILFDLVRDS
- the dprA gene encoding DNA-protecting protein DprA — its product is MNKIKAWLQLLSTPEIGNAKAIKLANKLGEPKDFIGSEKLDDVEIISDNAKHCLSKIEEPEDWNKISELIDEFQIKFVSILDEKYPSILKNIFDPPSFLFYRGTLKKEDFRRSLAIVGTRKPTNYGMLMTKRIGAKLVQAGFTIISGLANGIDTLAHISALENNGRTIAVMGTGCDQIYPARNREIAERIIKKGALISEYIPGQQAEKWNFPTRNRIISGLSLGSLIIEGSKKSGALLTAKFALDQNRDVFALPGDINKEQSAGPNYLIKLGAKIVCSANDILEEYDLILEQAEKPLPKLSGKEDKLYQILIQNKPEILFDTLILRTGLSVGELSTILLSLELKNMVKKIPGNKIMPMY